The DNA region TTTCTGCATGTTCAGGCAACCAAAACTTGCCATTTCCCTTGAGCCGCAGGTTGACCACCTGGCGGATTAGACTCTCAATGGCTCCACTGCCAATCGGTAGATTCATTGCCTGTACCTGCCCATAGGCAAAGCGCTGGGGTTGGTCATTAAAGTAGTTGAATGGGGTTGTCATTGCCTTGCGTTGTTGGCGCGTGTGTTTCTGAGCCAGAATCTGCTGCATCTGTGTCAGGAGTTGCGCCAACTTACCCCGTTTGAGGCTAGAACGAGCCGCCTCGAACCATTTCCGTGCCACTTGAGCTTTGCTAAAAGCCGCCTCAGCAAAATCCTTCAAATGCTGACTGGCATGGTAAAAGTCAATCAACTCAATCAGTCGGTCTTTGGGCAGGCCCAAGCGTTCCAGAAGGGCGGGAATCCGGTGCCAAATCCAAGGAGCGCCATCGGCTAGCAGCAACACTTGCTGGGCATGCACAACCCCAATTTGACCAGATACATCTCCAGTAGGCTCATGAATCCTTCGATACCGGTAAAGGTGCCGTCATTAATGACCGGTAATTTGACTGTATTGATGCGCTGGCCCTGCTCATCGATGGCATAGAGGGTGAATAGTTTGGGTTCTCGCCAATGCCCCCGATACCCCCGCCGCTTGGTCGCCCGTCGTCTACCCCGTTTGTTGTATCGCAACCGGGTGCGCCCGCCATCGACACTCAACCCCACTCTCTGTCCCTCAAAGGTCTGGCCAGTGGGCAGTTGGCCTTGCTGCAACTGAGCCAGCCACTGGTCGGTTAACGCCAGGCCGATTTGACCAAAACCATAGGTCAGTCGCACCACCCGTTTCTCACTCAACTCAATGCCCCATTGCTGCAACTGCTCAGTCGCTTGCGCAAAGGACCTCGACAGCATCCCTGCCGCTGCAACCACGCTCCAAACCAGGGGACTGACTTGCTCTTCCAGTCCCAACCAACGCAGCAGGGGATAGAATCCCTGTCCCTGGGATGGCCCCCGTTGACCGGCTTTCCGCTTGCCTTTCCGCTTCTGCTGGGAGACCCCATTGAGAATGTAGCCCACCTTGAACTCAACGACGACATTGCCTACGGTTAATACCTTGACCCGGCGTTTGCCTTGACTGCGAGCCATGAAGCCTCGTGATGAGCGGGTCCGTTGGTTGGCTTCTCGTTGGCTATCTGGATGCTCACTGAGTTCGTGCAGCAGCAGGGCAATCACCTGGCCGGCTAGCACCAGAGCCGCGGCGCGGATTGCCTCCTCCCGTGCTTTCAACGCCACTCCATCCCAACTGGAAATTTCCCCCACGGCCAGCAGTGGGGCAATGGTTTGCTTAAATGTTTCAATGGCTTGGTTGAGATCCAGGGTTGCAGGTATATTCATATTCACTAGAGACAGGATGTTTTTTCACTCTGCACCGATCATTGTGCATATCCTGTCTTTTCTCAGCTTTTGCTGCCTCTCCTCAAAGCCATCTTTTTCGCATCGCACCCTGACTGATTTCAATCACATTGCCATCAGGATCTTGTGTAAATAAAGCAGGACGGCCTGAAGCGCTCATTTGCACGGGACAATTATGGGCTAGAAGCTGCTCCTTAGCCGCATTCAAATCAGTGACTGAGAAGGCAATATGGCGATTGCGGCCCCATCTCTCAGCATTGTATAACTCTGGTGTTTCTCCGATCATCAGGTGAAGCTGATAGCCTGCGATCTCATACCAGATTCCTGGAAATTTGAGATTGCGATCGACCCTTGGTAGTCCCAAAATCGAACCATAAAACTGTTCCGCTTTTTCCAGATCGGAAACCAGAATCGCAGTATGCAGACAGGCCAGAAGTTGCATAGGACAGCCAGGAATATAAGGTTATGGAATGGAGCGATCGCCCCCACTAGCACAATAAGTACAGCGATGGGCACCCGCAAGCATACACGGCGTTCGTGCATTTCAAGATTACAGTTCGGAGCGCAACTTGATATCCGCAGTTCGATCTGAAATCAGGCCATGCTTGGCTTCCCAGACTTTGATCTCTGCCATCGTAATCGTGTAATCCGGCTTCTGAACCACTTTTTCATGCACGTCGATCACTACCAAAGGCATGATCATCTCCTGCAGGTCAGCCTGAAGATCTAGCGAACGTCGTGCAGTTTTTACCTCTATAAAAAGGGGTGTGGAATAATCAGGGCTACTGCCAGCCAGAGGAGAAAGCAAATTCGGGTGAGGTTGAGAGCCTGGTGGATGTGGGTTGGAGCGATCGCCTGCCTCGCTTCTCCCAACAGGGGTTTCGGTTTTGCTACTCCCCGATAGTAGTTGAGTCCCCCAACCTGTACCCCCAGAACAGCCGCATAAACGCATTCACTCCATCCGGAGTTGGGACTGGGATCTTGGGGAGCATCCCGCTGACAAATTTGCCAAACAGCAACAGGTTTACCGGATAGCAGAGCCAGCGTTACCACCACCAGACGGCAGGGCAGCCAGGTAAGCACATCATCGGTTTTGGCACTGAACCAGCCCAGGTCGGTGTAAGGAGCTTCCCGGTAGCCCACCATGGAATCGAGGGTGCTGGCGGCTTTGTAAGCGATCGCCAGCGGCACACTGCCAACACCCGGAATGAAAGAGCCGACGATCGCATAAAACAGAGGAGCCATCACCCCATCCGTAGCATTTTCTGCCACCGTTTCCAGTACCGCCCGGAGAATT from Leptodesmis sichuanensis A121 includes:
- a CDS encoding VOC family protein translates to MQLLACLHTAILVSDLEKAEQFYGSILGLPRVDRNLKFPGIWYEIAGYQLHLMIGETPELYNAERWGRNRHIAFSVTDLNAAKEQLLAHNCPVQMSASGRPALFTQDPDGNVIEISQGAMRKRWL
- a CDS encoding cyclase family protein — translated: MLSPLAGSSPDYSTPLFIEVKTARRSLDLQADLQEMIMPLVVIDVHEKVVQKPDYTITMAEIKVWEAKHGLISDRTADIKLRSEL
- the cbiB gene encoding adenosylcobinamide-phosphate synthase CbiB encodes the protein MIAHYSQLVLLLAALLDYLIGDPWNWWHPVQGMGWGIAQYTRLVCKQLQSPLALKLAGIGLAVGLIVGSGLIAWTIATLTKRIHPFLGLAVESMLLASCFAGRSLRDAANDVLAPLQSGDLAEARARLSRYVGRDTENLTEPEILRAVLETVAENATDGVMAPLFYAIVGSFIPGVGSVPLAIAYKAASTLDSMVGYREAPYTDLGWFSAKTDDVLTWLPCRLVVVTLALLSGKPVAVWQICQRDAPQDPSPNSGWSECVYAAVLGVQVGGLNYYRGVAKPKPLLGEARQAIAPTHIHQALNLTRICFLLWLAVALIIPHPFL